From Humisphaera borealis, the proteins below share one genomic window:
- a CDS encoding mevalonate kinase family protein — protein sequence MIITSTAYARAGLVGNPSDGYFGKTISFVIRNFHTTIKLWESPHFEIMPSHGDLARFDSVHEFLRDVKLHGYYGGMRLIKAAIRKFHDHYRKQGIELPDRSFTVSFTTNIPRLVGMSGSSAIVTAMFRAMMTFYGVQLPKHIMPSLVLSVERDELDINAGLQDRVSQTYEGIVYMDFEKSHMERNGYGIYEELKPNVMPPLYVAYDPERAELSDVPHRNLRQLYERGDPTVVNAMIKYRELTDRGRDALMSGDWPTLSRVMDENFDLRRTFMAIAPENQRMIDVARSTGASAKFTGSGGAICGLYKDGKQYQQLVDAMASIRCTVIRPIIFEDQV from the coding sequence ATGATCATCACTTCCACCGCGTATGCGCGCGCCGGTCTGGTCGGAAATCCGTCCGACGGCTACTTCGGCAAGACGATCTCATTCGTCATCCGGAACTTCCACACGACCATCAAGCTTTGGGAGAGCCCGCACTTCGAGATCATGCCGAGCCATGGCGACCTCGCCCGGTTCGACAGCGTTCACGAGTTTCTGCGCGACGTGAAGCTGCACGGTTACTACGGCGGCATGCGGCTCATCAAGGCCGCGATCCGTAAGTTCCACGACCACTACCGCAAGCAGGGTATTGAACTGCCCGACCGGTCGTTCACGGTCAGCTTTACCACCAACATCCCACGCCTGGTCGGCATGTCGGGCAGTAGCGCCATCGTCACCGCGATGTTCCGCGCGATGATGACTTTTTATGGTGTGCAGCTTCCCAAGCACATCATGCCATCGCTGGTGCTCAGCGTGGAACGTGACGAGCTCGATATCAACGCCGGCCTTCAGGACCGCGTCAGTCAGACGTACGAAGGCATCGTGTACATGGACTTCGAAAAGTCACACATGGAACGCAACGGCTACGGCATCTACGAGGAGCTGAAGCCCAACGTCATGCCGCCGCTTTACGTGGCTTACGACCCCGAGCGTGCCGAGCTGAGCGACGTCCCTCACCGCAACCTTCGACAGCTCTATGAACGCGGCGACCCGACCGTGGTCAATGCGATGATCAAGTACCGCGAACTCACCGACCGCGGCCGCGACGCGCTGATGTCCGGCGACTGGCCGACACTCAGCCGGGTCATGGATGAAAACTTCGACCTGCGTCGAACGTTCATGGCGATCGCCCCCGAGAACCAGCGCATGATCGACGTGGCCCGCAGCACGGGTGCGAGTGCAAAGTTCACTGGAAGTGGCGGCGCGATCTGCGGCCTCTACAAGGACGGCAAGCAGTACCAGCAACTTGTAGACGCCATGGCCAGCATCCGCTGCACGGTCATTCGGCCGATCATCTTCGAAGACCAGGTGTGA
- the dnaK gene encoding molecular chaperone DnaK: MAKIIGIDLGTTNSCVAIMEGDQPKVLINSAGSRITPSVVGFTEKGERLIGQVAKHQQVTNPKNTVFSIKRFMGRRHKEVASEEKMVPYEVVGGSEDYVKVKIRGKEYTPEQVSSFILQDLKKTAEDYLGEKVTQAVITVPAYFNDAQRKATKDAGEIAGLQVLRVLPEPTAAALAYGLDRKKNEKILVFDLGGGTFDVSVLDVGDGVFEVMSIAGDTHLGGDDFDEVLINYVAEEFRKREGVDLRKDPMALQRLKEACEKAKIELSGVMETTINLPFITADQNGPKHLQETLTRTKFEQLISPLVEKCRKPVLDALKDANQKPEQIDEVVLVGGSTRVPMVQRMVKDLFNGKEPNKSVNPDEVVAIGAAIQGGIATGDVKDILVLDATPLSLGVETLGGVMTVLIPRNTTIPASKSEVFSTAADNQSAVTINVLQGERQFAKDNRLLGTFNLEGIPPAPRGVPQVEVTFNIDVNGILTVAAKDKATGKENKTTVEKSGGLSKDDIEKMQRDAEAHAEEDKKRREVIDLKNQGENLAYQTEKMLKDNGDKVSGEVRSQIESAVSNLRDALKSEDADRIKKTTEALNQVSHKLAEEMYKTQSAPGGASVAPEAQTDRPGGEAGGKKKDDDVIDAEFEVK; this comes from the coding sequence ATGGCAAAGATCATCGGCATCGACCTCGGTACCACCAACAGCTGCGTTGCAATCATGGAAGGGGATCAGCCCAAGGTGCTGATCAACTCCGCCGGCAGCCGTATCACGCCCTCCGTTGTCGGCTTTACCGAGAAGGGCGAACGCCTGATCGGCCAGGTTGCCAAGCACCAGCAGGTCACCAACCCCAAGAACACCGTCTTCAGCATCAAGCGCTTCATGGGCCGGCGGCACAAGGAAGTTGCCTCGGAAGAGAAGATGGTCCCCTATGAAGTCGTCGGTGGGTCTGAAGACTACGTGAAAGTCAAAATCCGTGGCAAGGAATACACGCCCGAGCAGGTCAGCTCTTTCATCCTCCAGGACCTGAAGAAGACGGCAGAAGACTACCTTGGCGAGAAAGTAACCCAGGCGGTCATCACCGTGCCGGCGTACTTCAATGACGCCCAGCGCAAGGCCACCAAAGACGCAGGCGAGATCGCCGGCCTGCAGGTCCTTCGCGTGCTGCCGGAACCGACGGCGGCTGCACTCGCCTACGGTCTGGACCGCAAGAAGAACGAAAAAATCCTCGTATTCGACCTTGGCGGCGGCACGTTCGACGTCTCGGTGCTCGACGTCGGCGACGGCGTGTTTGAAGTCATGTCCATCGCCGGCGACACCCACCTGGGCGGCGACGACTTCGATGAAGTGCTGATCAACTACGTCGCCGAAGAGTTCCGCAAGCGCGAAGGCGTCGACCTCCGCAAGGACCCGATGGCGCTCCAGCGCCTCAAGGAAGCCTGTGAAAAGGCCAAGATCGAACTCTCCGGCGTCATGGAGACGACGATCAATCTGCCGTTCATCACGGCCGATCAGAATGGACCCAAGCATCTGCAGGAAACGCTGACGCGCACCAAGTTCGAGCAGCTCATCAGCCCGCTCGTCGAGAAGTGCCGCAAGCCGGTGCTCGACGCCCTGAAAGACGCGAACCAGAAGCCCGAGCAGATCGACGAAGTCGTTCTGGTTGGCGGTTCCACCCGCGTGCCGATGGTGCAGCGGATGGTGAAGGACCTCTTCAACGGCAAGGAGCCGAACAAGAGCGTCAACCCCGACGAAGTCGTCGCGATCGGCGCCGCCATCCAAGGTGGCATTGCGACCGGCGACGTGAAGGACATCCTGGTACTCGACGCGACGCCGCTGAGCCTCGGCGTCGAGACGCTGGGCGGCGTAATGACTGTGCTCATCCCGCGCAACACGACGATCCCGGCGAGCAAGAGCGAAGTCTTCTCAACCGCCGCCGACAACCAGTCGGCCGTGACCATCAATGTGCTGCAGGGCGAGCGTCAGTTCGCCAAAGACAACCGCCTTCTCGGCACGTTCAACCTCGAAGGCATTCCGCCTGCCCCGCGCGGCGTGCCGCAGGTGGAAGTGACGTTCAACATCGACGTCAACGGCATCCTCACCGTGGCCGCCAAGGACAAGGCGACCGGCAAGGAAAACAAGACCACAGTCGAGAAGTCCGGCGGCCTGTCGAAGGACGACATCGAGAAGATGCAGCGCGACGCCGAGGCCCATGCCGAGGAAGACAAGAAGCGGCGTGAAGTCATCGATCTGAAGAACCAGGGCGAAAACCTGGCTTATCAGACCGAGAAGATGCTGAAGGACAACGGCGACAAAGTATCTGGCGAAGTTCGATCCCAGATCGAGTCGGCCGTTAGCAATCTCCGTGATGCCCTCAAGAGCGAGGACGCCGACCGCATCAAGAAGACGACCGAGGCGCTGAACCAGGTCAGCCACAAGCTGGCCGAAGAGATGTACAAGACCCAGTCCGCACCGGGCGGAGCGAGCGTCGCCCCCGAAGCCCAGACCGATCGCCCCGGTGGCGAAGCCGGCGGCAAGAAGAAGGACGACGACGTGATCGATGCCGAGTTTGAAGTGAAGTAG
- the galU gene encoding UTP--glucose-1-phosphate uridylyltransferase GalU — translation MIKKAVIPAAGFGTRMLPAAKAVPKELLPILDRPTIQYVVEEAADAGIGDVLLVVSRDKKAVEDHFDRMAELEDRLVAGKKEALIASIKELASKVKMHAVRQPEMKGLGDAVYQAKWHVGNEPFICMLGDTIFSLAPADAAANDLPAKALVEAYERYGTSVIALEEVPTEKVSRYGIVGGQMLDAGTIRIEQLVEKPSVETAPSRLAIAARYLLTPTIFECLEETKPGKGGEIQLTDALQLLLKREPIHGVVLKAKRHDIGNPVDWLKTNILFASRDPAMWEAIKPMLKSLM, via the coding sequence ATGATTAAAAAAGCTGTCATTCCTGCCGCTGGATTTGGGACCCGGATGTTGCCCGCTGCCAAGGCGGTACCCAAGGAGCTTCTGCCGATTCTCGATCGGCCGACGATTCAGTACGTCGTCGAGGAAGCCGCGGACGCGGGCATTGGCGACGTGCTGCTGGTCGTCTCGCGCGACAAGAAAGCTGTTGAAGACCACTTCGACCGGATGGCCGAGTTGGAGGACCGCCTGGTCGCGGGCAAGAAAGAGGCACTGATTGCTTCGATCAAGGAGCTGGCGTCGAAGGTCAAGATGCACGCAGTTCGGCAGCCTGAGATGAAGGGCCTGGGAGATGCCGTCTACCAGGCCAAGTGGCATGTCGGCAACGAGCCGTTCATCTGCATGCTCGGGGACACTATTTTCAGTCTCGCTCCCGCCGACGCGGCGGCGAACGATTTACCCGCCAAGGCGCTGGTCGAGGCGTACGAACGATACGGCACTTCGGTCATCGCGTTGGAGGAAGTCCCGACGGAGAAGGTGAGCCGATACGGCATCGTCGGCGGGCAGATGCTCGACGCCGGTACGATCCGTATCGAACAACTTGTCGAGAAGCCCAGCGTCGAGACGGCCCCGAGCCGCCTCGCCATCGCCGCTCGATATCTGCTGACGCCAACCATCTTCGAGTGCCTCGAAGAGACGAAGCCTGGCAAGGGCGGCGAAATCCAACTGACCGATGCGCTTCAACTTTTGCTGAAGCGCGAGCCGATTCATGGAGTGGTGCTTAAGGCAAAGCGGCATGACATCGGCAATCCGGTCGACTGGCTTAAGACCAATATCCTCTTCGCGTCGCGCGATCCGGCGATGTGGGAGGCGATCAAGCCGATGCTCAAGTCGCTGATGTGA